From Alienimonas californiensis, a single genomic window includes:
- a CDS encoding transposase → MHSEPTAYFLTWVTYGAWLPGDARGWVVYRGGWRLPDPVREREAAAVMTENACTLDRGRRLAVEEQIAATCRRRGWILHAVNCRSNHVHAVVTAAGVTPKRVRTDLKAWATRRLKQVDAKRVNWWAERGSVRFVNGEESLAEVVAYVRDVQDRQCAPTRSVSEGRGAAAGGGSTHLDPAAPDRPR, encoded by the coding sequence ATGCATTCCGAGCCGACGGCGTACTTCCTCACCTGGGTGACGTACGGCGCCTGGTTGCCGGGCGACGCTCGAGGGTGGGTCGTCTATCGGGGCGGGTGGCGACTGCCGGACCCGGTGCGGGAGCGTGAAGCCGCGGCGGTGATGACGGAGAACGCCTGCACGCTCGATCGGGGACGTCGACTGGCCGTCGAGGAGCAGATCGCGGCGACCTGCCGGCGCCGCGGATGGATTTTACACGCGGTCAATTGTCGTTCAAACCATGTGCATGCGGTCGTCACCGCCGCGGGGGTGACTCCGAAGAGGGTGCGGACGGATTTGAAGGCCTGGGCCACGCGACGGCTCAAACAAGTCGACGCCAAGCGGGTGAACTGGTGGGCCGAACGCGGCAGCGTGCGCTTCGTCAACGGCGAAGAATCGCTTGCCGAGGTCGTCGCCTACGTTCGGGACGTACAGGATCGGCAGTGCGCACCAACCCGAAGCGTCAGCGAGGGCCGCGGCGCAGCCGCGGGAGGGGGCTCAACGCATCTCGATCCGGCTGCGCCGGATCGCCCTCGCTGA
- a CDS encoding riboflavin synthase: MFTGLVEAKAVVHRLDERGSDVRLTLAVPPANGRGEPLAGDVKLGDSVALNGCCLTVVEIAGPAGELWSFEAGAETLSRTNLGELSEGRGVNVERALRAGDRLGGHLVQGHVDAVGTVAKLDRDGEWLNMHFTAPANVAELLVDKGSVCVDGVSLTVCEPHLGPDGDGGFYVALIPHTLHETTLGDRSVGDRVNFEADVLGKYVQKLLAPHLARAGR; encoded by the coding sequence ATGTTCACCGGCCTCGTCGAAGCCAAAGCCGTCGTCCATCGGCTGGACGAGCGCGGCTCCGACGTGCGGCTGACCCTCGCCGTTCCCCCCGCCAACGGCCGCGGCGAACCGCTCGCCGGCGACGTCAAGCTCGGCGACAGCGTCGCCCTCAACGGCTGCTGCCTCACGGTCGTCGAGATCGCCGGGCCGGCCGGCGAACTCTGGAGCTTCGAGGCCGGCGCCGAAACGCTTTCTCGCACCAACCTCGGCGAACTGTCCGAGGGCCGCGGCGTCAACGTGGAGCGGGCCCTGCGGGCCGGCGACCGCCTCGGCGGGCACCTCGTCCAGGGCCACGTCGACGCCGTCGGAACCGTGGCGAAGCTCGACCGCGACGGCGAGTGGCTGAATATGCACTTCACGGCCCCCGCCAACGTCGCCGAACTGCTGGTGGACAAGGGCAGCGTCTGCGTGGACGGCGTGAGCCTGACCGTCTGCGAACCGCACCTCGGCCCCGACGGCGACGGGGGGTTCTATGTGGCCCTGATCCCGCACACGCTGCACGAAACGACCCTCGGCGACCGCTCCGTCGGCGATCGGGTTAACTTTGAGGCGGACGTCCTCGGCAAATACGTGCAAAAACTGCTCGCCCCGCATTTGGCGAGGGCGGGGCGATGA
- a CDS encoding outer membrane protein assembly factor BamB family protein, producing the protein MSLSSPARRSVLLLGAAVWVGLGEVAGWAAPPFLPPPAPAAEAAFAALAPLANEERWDEWAAALRDARDRAASDWLPAPLVSGAAARWLGPDGAVELRLAEAPPAARAAWERATAARVGRLAAEAEADPSDPRPPFTLARELPFSPAGRAAAGDLAAAAFREGRLDEARRRWAERARLAPDGPLSSAAAEDWGNVIAADLAAGRFALAEWERTRFLAAFPEAGERSAWATPPDPARWPPRALPDRTRAPQQNGARDGRLRALPAPFATPAARALAAGGPSWAVPRVGVAPAGNAAGAVPSAPAIWEDVVLYNAGDRVVGLALADGRPRWPIGLSADGLSADGQPDDGTLYPPPPAFELPAPFPDALGAVGADREPPPVGAVRHGVALFGALAVARLGDPAVEWPPEALRAPTSSLVCLDLRREGELRWETPAEALQTDAAALDPAAAAWSWEGTPALGLDLLTGAPRAFAVARRNRPRPLLEAVALDLADGSIRWRAPLGAARSVPAPGVRTRSSITPTLVGGRLFVDAGAGAVACLDAADGRPVWLTAHDRAPAAAAASSEPPAVIGGRVFLAPTGAPGLRTLDAETGLPLWARDLPGVGERVLGVAANRLLVAAARGLWGLEPTTGETAWHIPAPRVLPGPVDAYAAGLIGDDTVCWATADRLVLVDAATGAARGVIPLAEAGVRTGALAGSPAGAVLLTPRALVGWTGQPAERDFPLAALPTRSVSEGDPAQPDRDALSPLPRLRRGPR; encoded by the coding sequence GTGTCCCTGTCGTCGCCCGCCCGCCGTTCGGTCCTCCTCCTGGGGGCGGCGGTGTGGGTCGGGCTCGGCGAGGTCGCGGGGTGGGCGGCGCCGCCGTTCCTGCCGCCGCCGGCGCCGGCCGCCGAGGCCGCCTTCGCCGCGCTGGCTCCCCTGGCGAACGAGGAGCGCTGGGACGAGTGGGCCGCGGCGCTGCGGGACGCCCGCGATCGGGCCGCCTCGGACTGGCTCCCCGCCCCGCTGGTCTCCGGCGCCGCCGCCCGCTGGCTGGGACCGGATGGGGCCGTCGAACTCCGGCTGGCGGAGGCCCCGCCGGCGGCCCGGGCGGCGTGGGAGCGGGCCACGGCGGCCCGCGTCGGCCGCTTGGCGGCCGAGGCGGAGGCCGACCCGTCCGACCCCCGCCCGCCCTTCACCCTGGCGAGGGAACTGCCCTTCTCCCCCGCCGGCCGGGCCGCCGCGGGCGACCTTGCCGCCGCGGCCTTCCGGGAGGGACGGCTGGACGAAGCCCGCCGCCGCTGGGCCGAGCGCGCCCGCCTCGCCCCGGACGGCCCGTTGTCCTCCGCCGCGGCGGAGGACTGGGGGAACGTGATCGCCGCGGATCTCGCCGCCGGCCGCTTCGCCCTCGCCGAGTGGGAGCGAACCCGCTTCCTCGCCGCGTTCCCGGAGGCGGGGGAGCGCTCGGCGTGGGCGACGCCCCCTGACCCGGCCCGCTGGCCGCCGCGGGCGCTGCCGGACCGCACCCGCGCCCCGCAGCAGAACGGCGCCCGCGACGGTCGGCTGCGAGCGCTGCCGGCGCCCTTCGCCACGCCGGCGGCCCGGGCGCTCGCCGCCGGCGGGCCCTCCTGGGCCGTGCCGCGGGTCGGGGTCGCCCCGGCGGGCAACGCCGCCGGCGCCGTCCCCTCCGCCCCGGCGATCTGGGAGGACGTGGTGCTGTACAACGCCGGCGACCGCGTCGTCGGGCTGGCCCTCGCCGACGGCCGGCCGCGGTGGCCGATCGGTCTCTCGGCGGACGGCCTGTCGGCGGACGGCCAGCCCGACGACGGCACGCTCTACCCGCCGCCGCCGGCGTTCGAACTCCCCGCCCCGTTCCCCGACGCCCTGGGGGCCGTCGGAGCCGACCGCGAACCGCCGCCGGTGGGCGCCGTGCGGCACGGCGTGGCCCTGTTCGGCGCCCTCGCCGTCGCCCGGCTGGGCGACCCCGCGGTGGAGTGGCCGCCGGAGGCCCTACGGGCGCCGACCTCCTCCCTCGTCTGCCTGGACCTGCGGCGGGAGGGCGAACTGCGGTGGGAAACGCCCGCGGAGGCCCTGCAAACCGACGCCGCCGCTCTCGATCCCGCCGCCGCCGCGTGGAGTTGGGAGGGGACGCCGGCGCTGGGGCTCGACCTGCTGACCGGGGCGCCGCGGGCCTTCGCCGTCGCCCGCCGGAACCGGCCGCGTCCGCTGTTGGAGGCGGTGGCGCTGGACCTCGCCGACGGTTCGATCCGGTGGCGGGCGCCGCTGGGGGCGGCCCGCTCCGTACCCGCCCCGGGGGTGCGCACCCGCAGTTCGATCACGCCCACGCTGGTCGGCGGGCGGCTGTTCGTGGACGCCGGCGCCGGGGCCGTCGCCTGCCTCGACGCCGCGGACGGCCGGCCGGTCTGGCTGACCGCCCACGACCGCGCCCCGGCCGCGGCGGCGGCGTCCTCGGAGCCCCCCGCGGTGATCGGCGGCCGCGTGTTCCTCGCCCCGACCGGCGCCCCCGGCCTGCGGACGCTGGACGCGGAGACCGGCCTCCCGCTGTGGGCCCGCGACCTGCCCGGCGTGGGCGAACGCGTGCTGGGCGTCGCCGCGAACCGCCTGCTCGTCGCCGCCGCCCGCGGGCTGTGGGGCTTGGAGCCGACGACCGGCGAGACGGCGTGGCACATCCCCGCCCCGCGGGTTCTCCCCGGCCCCGTGGACGCGTACGCGGCGGGCCTGATCGGCGACGACACCGTCTGCTGGGCGACGGCGGACCGCCTCGTGCTGGTCGACGCCGCCACCGGCGCCGCCCGCGGCGTCATCCCGCTGGCGGAGGCCGGCGTGCGGACCGGAGCACTGGCCGGCTCTCCGGCCGGCGCCGTGCTGCTCACCCCCCGGGCCCTCGTCGGCTGGACCGGCCAGCCGGCCGAACGCGACTTCCCGCTGGCCGCCCTACCAACCCGAAGCGTCAGCGAGGGCGATCCGGCGCAGCCGGATCGAGATGCGTTGAGCCCCCTCCCGCGGCTGCGCCGCGGCCCTCGCTGA
- a CDS encoding PAS domain-containing sensor histidine kinase — protein sequence MRDGKRLKHSEEGYWSETIPEEDRSNLLSTVVNAANTMICLSEKRGEGETPLIYVNRYFCEFTGYEPEEILDRDCRFLQFRDGQRIEQDNLDSRAELRESIRERRFVRMTLRNFKKDGTEFRNELYLSPLEEPDGSVRFFVGVQNDVTERDLLIDRLQESESSLNATFAASPVALAVVEREGDGPVRHLRVNPAAARLLLRDADRSAADQCVGRSLEDLNVPAPLSNWLNDAFETIASGEVGEEPLRCRLDQMVHGERRHLAVSATAVGAGPEGARRFCYTAEDLTEFDALEADRTLMRAAVQQTDVPTLIVDNELDPPGPKIVYANPAAIELVGFPAEELNGALLTTLDGPRTDRDFPARMRQALKQDGRFHGESLVYDADGTPLSVEWDVSAVRDSEGTPTHYAVTLRDLRGRRELESQVLSAQTREQARIARDLHDGVAQQLAGLNMLCGTLKAQAAAGEDVTEAVDGIVEVVRSAARDLRGVAHGLMPLDPDRGGLAEGLKRLAAISSEITLARCTFEAPDGPVPVGDPDVAHHLYRIAQEALSNAVRHGRAKHVRLILANDGPDCALLSIVDDGIGFEGSNPNADPEGGIGLTAMRFRAQAIHGRLRFELEESGGTRIVCAFPHAGDRDA from the coding sequence TTGCGCGACGGCAAGCGTCTGAAGCACTCGGAGGAGGGCTATTGGTCGGAGACGATCCCGGAGGAGGATCGTTCCAACTTGCTGTCCACGGTGGTGAACGCCGCCAATACGATGATCTGCCTGTCGGAGAAGCGGGGGGAGGGGGAGACCCCGCTGATTTACGTCAACCGCTACTTCTGCGAGTTCACCGGCTACGAGCCGGAGGAGATCCTCGACCGCGACTGCCGCTTCCTGCAGTTCCGCGACGGCCAGCGGATCGAGCAGGACAACCTCGACAGCCGGGCGGAGCTGCGGGAGTCGATTCGAGAGCGGCGATTCGTCCGCATGACGCTGCGGAACTTTAAAAAGGACGGGACAGAGTTCCGCAACGAACTGTATCTCTCGCCGCTGGAGGAGCCCGACGGCAGCGTGCGGTTCTTCGTGGGGGTGCAGAACGACGTCACCGAGCGGGATCTGCTGATCGATCGACTGCAGGAGAGCGAGTCCTCCCTCAACGCGACCTTCGCCGCCAGCCCGGTGGCGCTGGCGGTGGTGGAGCGCGAGGGCGACGGGCCGGTGCGGCACCTGCGGGTCAACCCGGCGGCGGCGCGGTTGCTGCTCCGCGACGCGGACCGCTCCGCCGCCGATCAGTGCGTGGGTCGGTCGCTCGAGGACCTCAACGTGCCGGCGCCGCTGTCGAACTGGCTGAACGACGCCTTCGAGACCATCGCCTCCGGCGAGGTCGGCGAGGAACCGCTGCGCTGCCGGCTGGACCAGATGGTGCACGGGGAGCGGCGGCACCTGGCGGTGTCCGCGACGGCGGTCGGCGCCGGCCCCGAGGGCGCCCGGCGGTTCTGCTACACCGCCGAGGACCTGACGGAGTTCGACGCCCTCGAGGCCGACCGCACGCTGATGCGGGCCGCCGTCCAGCAGACGGACGTGCCCACCCTCATCGTCGATAACGAACTCGACCCGCCCGGCCCGAAGATCGTGTACGCCAACCCGGCGGCGATCGAACTGGTCGGGTTCCCGGCGGAGGAGTTGAACGGCGCGCTGCTCACGACGCTGGACGGCCCGCGGACCGACCGCGACTTTCCCGCCCGGATGCGGCAGGCCCTCAAACAGGACGGGCGGTTCCACGGGGAATCCCTCGTCTATGACGCCGACGGGACGCCGCTGTCGGTCGAGTGGGACGTGTCCGCCGTCCGCGACTCCGAGGGCACGCCCACCCACTACGCGGTCACGCTGCGCGATCTGCGGGGGCGGCGGGAACTGGAGTCTCAGGTCCTCAGCGCCCAGACCCGGGAGCAGGCCCGCATCGCCCGGGACCTGCACGACGGCGTCGCCCAGCAGCTCGCCGGCCTGAACATGCTGTGCGGCACCCTGAAGGCGCAGGCCGCCGCGGGCGAGGACGTGACGGAGGCGGTGGACGGCATCGTCGAGGTCGTCCGCAGCGCCGCCCGCGATCTGCGGGGCGTCGCCCACGGCCTGATGCCGTTGGACCCGGACCGCGGCGGCCTCGCCGAGGGCCTGAAGCGCCTGGCCGCCATCAGTTCGGAGATCACCCTCGCCCGCTGCACCTTCGAGGCCCCGGACGGCCCCGTGCCCGTCGGCGACCCCGACGTCGCCCACCACCTGTACCGCATCGCCCAGGAGGCCCTCAGCAACGCGGTGCGGCACGGCCGGGCCAAGCACGTCCGGCTGATCCTCGCGAACGACGGCCCCGATTGCGCCCTGCTCTCCATCGTCGACGACGGCATCGGGTTCGAAGGCAGCAACCCGAACGCCGATCCGGAGGGCGGCATCGGCCTGACCGCGATGCGCTTCCGCGCCCAGGCGATCCACGGACGGCTGCGATTTGAATTGGAGGAGTCCGGCGGGACGCGCATCGTCTGCGCCTTCCCCCACGCCGGCGACCGCGACGCCTGA
- a CDS encoding nucleoside hydrolase, which yields MAPALLVPALVVAFAPPAAESSEPTARPVPIIFDTDMDTDCDDVGALAILHALADAGEAEILATPVSSRFRYSAPCTAAINAWYGRPELPVGAPKGGGADTSRGSRYAKQIAAGFPAKVATNEAAPDAVRVYREVLAARPDVANDPAGGVVVATVGYCTNLRDLLSSQPDKISPLSGAELVKAKVRLWVCMGGRYPEHRDPAVYGNFKPDPFSAVVAARDWPTPVVFTGLGEEVKTGGTLSETPENSPVRQAYRLYLGDTPARPSWDPIAVLYAVRPDAPFWTVREQGSNEIFPNGTNAWRDEPDDPRHRLLEWAEGVETSAVRDVLNELMTRPPAARSESRPPAAD from the coding sequence GTGGCTCCCGCCCTTCTTGTTCCCGCCCTGGTGGTCGCGTTCGCCCCGCCGGCGGCGGAGTCGTCTGAACCGACGGCGCGTCCCGTGCCGATCATCTTCGATACGGATATGGACACCGACTGCGACGACGTCGGCGCCCTGGCGATCCTGCACGCCCTGGCGGACGCGGGCGAGGCGGAGATCCTCGCCACCCCGGTCAGTTCCCGGTTTCGCTACTCCGCCCCGTGCACCGCGGCGATCAACGCCTGGTACGGCCGGCCGGAGCTGCCGGTCGGGGCGCCGAAGGGGGGCGGGGCCGACACCAGCCGCGGCTCCAGGTACGCCAAGCAGATCGCGGCGGGGTTCCCCGCCAAAGTGGCCACCAACGAGGCCGCCCCGGACGCGGTGCGGGTGTATCGGGAGGTCCTCGCCGCCCGCCCGGACGTCGCCAACGACCCGGCCGGCGGGGTCGTGGTGGCGACGGTGGGCTACTGCACGAACCTTCGCGACCTGCTCAGCAGCCAGCCGGACAAGATCAGCCCGCTGTCGGGGGCGGAACTGGTGAAGGCCAAGGTGCGGCTGTGGGTCTGCATGGGCGGCCGCTACCCGGAGCACCGCGACCCGGCGGTGTACGGCAACTTCAAGCCGGACCCGTTCAGCGCCGTCGTCGCCGCCCGCGACTGGCCCACGCCCGTCGTCTTCACCGGCCTGGGCGAGGAGGTCAAGACCGGCGGGACGCTCTCGGAGACGCCGGAGAACAGCCCGGTTCGCCAGGCCTATCGACTGTATCTCGGCGACACGCCGGCCCGACCGAGCTGGGACCCGATCGCCGTGCTGTACGCCGTCCGCCCGGACGCCCCCTTCTGGACGGTGCGGGAGCAGGGCTCCAACGAGATCTTCCCCAACGGCACCAACGCCTGGCGCGACGAGCCCGACGACCCCCGCCACCGCCTGCTGGAATGGGCCGAGGGGGTGGAAACGAGCGCGGTGCGAGACGTGCTCAACGAATTGATGACCCGCCCCCCGGCCGCTCGGTCCGAGAGCAGACCGCCCGCCGCAGACTGA
- the rsmA gene encoding 16S rRNA (adenine(1518)-N(6)/adenine(1519)-N(6))-dimethyltransferase RsmA, whose translation MSLFKRHGLHPRTDLGQNFLIDLNILDFVVKEAHLEKDRDVVLEVGAGTGGMTAFLSDGAAAVISVEVDKTMFAMASEALGERENVTLLQTDALKNKNKISPIVLEAVQAELDKLAARNPEEPPRLKLVANLPYNIATPIISNLAGSDLPWSRMVAMIQYELAQRMAARPGEAGDAGGGGGSYGALSAWVQNLAGVKILKKIPPSVFWPRPGVDSAVIRLNPNPRARDQIADLRFFQDFLRRMFHHRRKLMRGVLCGMYRQQLDKPEVDAVLAAEGYEPNARAEAFDPTQLRELGNAFYHAIEAKNASPSASTSPDEEE comes from the coding sequence ATGTCGCTGTTCAAGCGACACGGGCTGCACCCGCGCACCGATCTGGGTCAGAACTTCTTAATTGACCTGAACATTCTCGACTTCGTGGTGAAGGAGGCCCACCTCGAGAAGGACCGCGACGTCGTGTTGGAAGTGGGCGCCGGGACCGGGGGGATGACGGCGTTCCTCAGCGACGGCGCCGCGGCGGTGATCTCCGTGGAGGTCGATAAAACGATGTTCGCAATGGCCTCCGAAGCCCTGGGGGAGCGGGAGAACGTCACGCTGCTGCAGACGGACGCGCTCAAGAACAAAAATAAAATCTCGCCGATCGTGCTGGAGGCGGTGCAGGCCGAGTTGGACAAGCTGGCCGCCCGCAACCCGGAGGAGCCGCCGCGGCTCAAGCTGGTGGCGAACCTGCCGTATAATATCGCCACGCCGATTATCTCGAACCTCGCCGGCAGCGATCTGCCGTGGAGCCGGATGGTGGCGATGATTCAATACGAACTCGCCCAGCGGATGGCCGCCCGCCCCGGCGAGGCCGGCGACGCCGGCGGCGGCGGCGGGAGTTACGGGGCCCTGTCGGCCTGGGTGCAGAACCTCGCGGGAGTCAAAATTCTCAAGAAGATCCCGCCCAGCGTGTTCTGGCCGCGGCCGGGGGTGGATTCGGCGGTCATTCGCCTGAACCCCAACCCCCGCGCCCGCGATCAGATCGCGGACTTGCGGTTCTTCCAAGACTTTCTGCGGCGGATGTTCCATCACCGCCGCAAGCTAATGCGGGGCGTGCTGTGCGGCATGTACCGCCAGCAATTGGACAAACCGGAGGTCGACGCCGTCCTCGCCGCCGAGGGCTACGAACCCAACGCCCGGGCCGAAGCCTTCGACCCCACGCAGCTGCGCGAGTTGGGCAACGCCTTTTATCACGCGATCGAGGCGAAGAACGCGTCCCCGTCCGCTTCCACTTCGCCTGACGAGGAAGAGTGA
- the guaB gene encoding IMP dehydrogenase translates to MQDRIAAEGLTFDDLLLEPAYSEVMPSECDVSSPLTRRIRLNVPVLSSPMDTVTESEMAIGMAQEGGIGVVHKNLTVDRQALEVDRVKRSEHGVIVDPVTLPPEATVADAKRLMTERNIGGVPIVDADPNGGPGKLRGILTSRDLRFLDTADVRISEVMTKDNLVTAPPETDLRQAQQILLRSKVEKLLLVDDQFRLRGLITIKDVDKNRRYPRACKDDRGRLRVGAAVGVHDFERAAELIRRGADVLVVDSAHGHSKNVIDTVRELKKRHDVDIIAGNVATEQGAKDLAAAGADAVKVGIGPGSICTTRIISGVGVPQLTAIAGAVRGVAGTDVPLIADGGVRYSGDMVKALAAGASTVMLGGLLAGLDESPGERILYQGRSFKRYRGMGSLGAMEQGSADRYRQSIGSPDGSGDDGSAGGSRKLVPEGVEGRVPYRGPLAPLLYQMVGGLRAGMGYLGCATVDELRTKPRFLRVSAASVRENHPHDIAITQEAPNYSAEYSGADPV, encoded by the coding sequence ATGCAAGACCGGATCGCCGCCGAGGGGCTCACGTTCGACGACCTGCTGTTGGAACCCGCCTACAGCGAGGTGATGCCCAGCGAATGCGACGTCAGCTCCCCGCTGACCCGCCGCATCCGGCTGAACGTGCCGGTGCTGTCCAGCCCGATGGACACCGTCACCGAAAGCGAAATGGCGATCGGCATGGCCCAGGAGGGCGGCATCGGCGTCGTGCATAAAAACCTGACCGTCGACCGGCAGGCCCTGGAGGTGGACCGCGTCAAACGCAGCGAACACGGCGTCATCGTTGACCCCGTCACCCTGCCGCCCGAGGCCACCGTCGCCGACGCCAAACGGCTCATGACGGAGCGGAACATCGGCGGCGTGCCGATCGTCGACGCCGACCCCAACGGCGGCCCCGGCAAGCTGCGGGGCATCCTCACCTCCCGCGACCTGCGGTTCCTCGACACCGCCGACGTCCGCATCTCCGAGGTGATGACGAAGGACAATCTCGTCACCGCCCCGCCGGAGACGGACCTGCGGCAGGCCCAGCAGATCCTGCTGCGGAGCAAGGTCGAAAAGCTGCTCCTGGTGGACGATCAGTTCCGCCTGCGGGGGCTCATCACCATTAAGGACGTCGATAAGAACCGCCGCTATCCCCGGGCCTGCAAGGACGACCGCGGGCGCCTGCGGGTCGGCGCCGCGGTGGGGGTGCACGATTTCGAACGGGCCGCCGAATTGATCCGCCGCGGCGCCGACGTGCTGGTCGTGGACAGCGCCCACGGGCATTCCAAGAACGTGATCGACACCGTCCGCGAACTGAAGAAGCGGCACGACGTCGACATTATCGCCGGCAACGTCGCCACGGAGCAGGGCGCCAAGGACCTCGCCGCCGCCGGGGCGGACGCGGTCAAGGTGGGCATCGGCCCGGGCAGTATCTGCACGACGCGGATTATCTCCGGCGTGGGGGTGCCGCAGCTGACCGCGATCGCTGGGGCGGTGCGGGGGGTGGCGGGCACCGACGTGCCGCTGATCGCCGACGGCGGCGTTCGCTACTCCGGCGACATGGTCAAGGCCCTCGCCGCAGGTGCCAGCACGGTGATGCTCGGCGGACTGCTGGCCGGCCTGGACGAATCGCCGGGCGAGCGGATTCTGTATCAGGGACGGAGCTTCAAGCGGTATCGCGGGATGGGCAGTTTAGGGGCGATGGAACAGGGCAGCGCGGACCGCTATCGCCAGTCGATCGGTTCGCCCGATGGGAGCGGTGACGACGGTTCCGCCGGCGGCTCGCGCAAGCTGGTCCCGGAGGGCGTCGAAGGCCGGGTGCCGTATCGCGGCCCGCTGGCGCCCCTCCTCTATCAGATGGTGGGCGGTCTGCGGGCGGGGATGGGGTACCTGGGTTGCGCCACGGTCGACGAACTACGGACCAAGCCTCGGTTCCTGCGGGTCTCGGCGGCGAGCGTCCGGGAAAACCACCCGCATGACATCGCCATCACTCAGGAAGCGCCCAACTACTCCGCGGAGTATTCCGGCGCCGACCCGGTCTAA
- a CDS encoding sulfatase, whose amino-acid sequence MVRSGRFRFAATVAVCWSAWTNAFSAEEKPRPNVVLILADDLGWQDVGCYDVDEPCPYETPNIDRLATQGTKFWQAYSPAPTCAPSRAAILSGTHPARAQKTHVVGGAPPAPHSPASPLISPWYSGRMPLSDVTIAEALKPYGYTTGHVGKWHVAINHNAFPQPEDQGFDFTRSDRGATSSQRPHRLTDFATVAEDDPYRLDEDGFPFDQNTEDALTFLRTHKAEPFFLYHATWLVHSPIHTRSEALLRKYCEKMNVPFPTEPEEWLLEGQQNPFYGAMVEMLDHYVGEVIGYLDETDDPRRPGHKLAENTYVIFTSDNGGMEKHPGEIITDNAPLDKGKINAKEGGVRVPLIVRGPGVPAGAESDAMVNGLDFYPTILEWTGAPRPVAQRLDGVSLASYLAADPADRPPLLDSDGAPRDTMVWHFPHGPMQSTIRIGGEKLVRNWGETLLPGQEGLDLFRLYDEGGNRVDLEEARDLSAERPARAAAMNAELERRLAAMNASAPYLNPDARRAGPERAKVCRPLDHGRDGNVVWATFEERGANVVRADLIYTNNGGERYEEWYRLPARLDGERAEATLPGDATHYLFNFVDENHYLVSYPAMAPEKGRSEPPSTAAFTAAAE is encoded by the coding sequence ATGGTTCGCTCTGGTCGTTTTCGGTTTGCGGCGACGGTCGCGGTTTGTTGGAGCGCATGGACAAATGCGTTCAGCGCCGAGGAGAAGCCGCGACCCAACGTCGTGTTGATCCTGGCCGACGATCTGGGCTGGCAGGACGTCGGCTGCTACGACGTCGACGAACCGTGCCCCTATGAAACGCCGAATATCGATCGGTTGGCGACGCAGGGGACGAAGTTCTGGCAGGCCTATTCGCCCGCCCCGACCTGCGCCCCCTCGCGGGCGGCGATCTTGAGCGGCACGCACCCGGCGCGCGCCCAGAAAACGCATGTGGTCGGCGGCGCCCCGCCGGCCCCGCACAGCCCCGCTTCGCCGCTGATCTCCCCCTGGTACAGCGGCCGGATGCCGCTCAGCGACGTCACGATCGCGGAGGCGTTGAAGCCGTACGGTTATACGACCGGGCACGTCGGCAAATGGCATGTCGCCATCAACCACAACGCCTTCCCGCAGCCGGAGGATCAGGGGTTCGACTTCACCCGCTCCGATCGCGGCGCGACCTCCTCGCAGCGGCCCCATCGCCTGACGGACTTCGCGACCGTCGCCGAAGACGACCCCTATCGCCTGGACGAAGATGGCTTCCCCTTCGATCAGAACACGGAGGACGCGCTGACCTTCCTTCGCACCCACAAAGCCGAGCCGTTCTTCCTCTACCACGCGACCTGGCTGGTTCACTCGCCGATTCACACCCGTTCCGAAGCGCTGCTGCGGAAGTATTGCGAGAAGATGAACGTCCCGTTTCCGACCGAGCCGGAGGAATGGCTTCTGGAAGGGCAACAAAACCCGTTCTACGGGGCGATGGTGGAAATGCTCGATCATTACGTCGGTGAGGTGATCGGCTATTTAGACGAGACCGACGACCCGCGACGGCCGGGGCATAAACTGGCCGAGAACACCTATGTGATCTTTACGTCCGACAACGGCGGGATGGAGAAGCACCCCGGCGAGATTATCACCGACAACGCCCCGCTTGATAAAGGCAAGATCAACGCGAAGGAGGGCGGCGTGCGGGTACCGTTGATCGTCCGCGGCCCCGGCGTCCCGGCCGGCGCGGAATCGGACGCGATGGTCAACGGACTCGACTTCTATCCGACGATTCTCGAATGGACCGGCGCCCCACGGCCTGTCGCGCAGCGGCTCGACGGCGTAAGCCTCGCTTCCTACCTGGCGGCGGATCCGGCGGATCGACCGCCGTTACTCGACAGCGACGGCGCCCCCCGCGACACGATGGTCTGGCATTTCCCCCACGGGCCGATGCAGTCCACGATCCGTATCGGCGGGGAGAAACTCGTGCGCAATTGGGGCGAGACGCTGCTGCCGGGGCAGGAAGGGCTGGATCTGTTCCGACTGTACGACGAGGGGGGAAACCGCGTCGATCTTGAAGAAGCCCGAGACCTCTCCGCGGAGCGGCCGGCGCGGGCCGCGGCGATGAACGCGGAACTCGAACGACGCCTCGCCGCGATGAACGCCAGCGCTCCGTATCTCAATCCCGACGCCCGCCGCGCGGGGCCGGAGCGGGCGAAGGTCTGCCGTCCGCTGGACCACGGCCGGGACGGGAACGTCGTGTGGGCGACGTTCGAAGAGCGGGGGGCGAACGTCGTACGGGCCGACCTGATCTATACGAACAACGGCGGGGAGCGATACGAGGAGTGGTATCGCCTGCCCGCCCGTCTCGACGGCGAACGCGCCGAAGCGACGCTGCCCGGGGACGCCACGCACTACCTCTTTAACTTCGTCGACGAGAATCACTATCTCGTCAGCTATCCGGCGATGGCGCCGGAAAAAGGACGCTCCGAACCGCCCTCGACCGCCGCGTTCACGGCCGCGGCCGAGTAG